In one Helicoverpa zea isolate HzStark_Cry1AcR chromosome 5, ilHelZeax1.1, whole genome shotgun sequence genomic region, the following are encoded:
- the LOC124630742 gene encoding uncharacterized protein LOC124630742: MSKDEEENEQIHITSSKLEPEESPIIIPMGLPPLSISKDSLADVFPITKSKDVFKKLPEIVTVNRVMVDEITSGLFDTKDKKEVKESIQQACPEICETGTESSLCQRSASVLTTQCVLPAPLPCDGKLIALQAPTECVFVYGEPRCAIHKTNTDAAVQMHPRMKTASKPKRGVCHSVGMLTSLGALREEPSKRKPNSLIREVLSPKVYKALYETTKRVVNEETKQQPITVKDAIVGPVLVDAEVEATKFHMGDVRSAGVVTSLGRGFDYPMNCYCKDLTHSHNKCAAVYHVAKVEETTETAPNTHAKLLNMPEENKEGCFEDCVKTHLVTSCRYYSNLLTKHLGRVKEKLTKHLATPMEPTVEPSDLPPYPNSEACTMKPSGRSAFASQTLKYSPYHKSAKHLSCCVLSPATSLTDICKHDKDHLKSVYYMLSAIEGRLRRLKLNSPNSYVRKST; encoded by the exons ATGTCTAAGGACGAAGAAGAAAATGAGCAAATTCACATTACTTCATCAAAACTTGAACCTGAAGAAAGTCCAATAATAATACCTATGG GCCTCCCACCACTAAGTATATCGAAAGATAGTCTTGCAGACGTATTTCCTATAACGAAATCTAAAGACGTTTTCAAAAAACTGCCCGAAATAGTCACTGTTAACCGGGTAATGGTTGATGAAATAACGTCAGGTTTATTTGATACAAAGG ATAAGAAAGAGGTCAAAGAATCGATTCAACAGGCTTGCCCAGAGATTTGTGAAACAG GAACGGAATCATCACTGTGCCAGAGATCTGCAAGTGTGTTGACCACTCAATGTGTGTTGCCAGCTCCTTTGCCTTGTGACGGCAAACTGATCGCCTTGCAAGCCCCTACTG AATGTGTGTTTGTTTATGGAGAGCCTCGATGTGCAATTCACAAAACCAACACCGATGCTGCGGTTCAAATGCATCCCCGAATGAAAACTG CTTCGAAGCCAAAGAGGGGAGTTTGCCATTCTGTGGGTATGCTTACCTCTTTGGGCGCGTTAAGAGAAGAACCTTCTAAGCGGAAACCTAACTCATTGATTAGAGAAGTTCTTTCTCCGAAag TGTACAAGGCGCTGTACGAGACCACGAAACGGGTGGTAAATGAAGAAACGAAGCAACAACCCATTACTGTCAAGGATGCAATAGTAGGCCCCGTGCTTGTTGATGCAG AGGTGGAAGCGACAAAGTTCCACATGGGCGACGTGAGGTCGGCTGGCGTGGTGACCTCGCTGGGCCGAGGCTTCGACTATCCTATGAACTGCTACTGTAAAGACCTCACTCACTCACATAACA AATGCGCCGCGGTATACCACGTGGCGAAAGTTGAAGAGACCACGGAGACAGCTCCGAATACACACGCGAAGCTGCTTAATATGCCAGAGGAAAACAAAGAAG GATGTTTCGAAGACTGCGTTAAAACTCATTTGGTAACCTCATGCCGTTACTATAGCAACCTGCTAACGAAACATTTGGGACGTGTTAAAGAGAAGC TGACGAAACACCTAGCGACCCCTATGGAGCCAACGGTTGAACCTTCAGATCTGCCACCGTACCCCAACTCGGAAGCATGCACTATGAAACCCAGCGGTCGGTCAGCGTTCGCCAGCCAGACACTCAAATATAGCCCCTATCACAAGTCCGCGAAGCACTTGTCTTGTTGCGTCCTCTCGCCTGCAACGAGCCTAACAGATATTTGTAAACACGACAAGGATCACTTGAAATCTGTATATTACATGCTTTCCGCGATTGAAGGAAGGCTGAGAAGGCTCAAGTTGAATTCCCCCAATTCGTACGTCCGTAAAAGTACGTAA
- the LOC124630708 gene encoding peroxisomal targeting signal 2 receptor, translating to MPTFLTPGRHGYSVRFSRTRPDTLAVATSQYYGLAGGGTLFFLELSPDGSSIIEVQKLEWSDGLFDVTWSGTTESAAACGAGDGAVIVWRVGCAAPLRVLRAHTSEVCSVDWPRTHLLSASWDTTVKLWDPESEACLSTFLGHSQLVYTAAFSPHSPATFASVSGDGHLKLWTCTEPSRPAAVVKAHDAEVLSCDWSRTETHALATAGSDGLIRGWDLRRLTSPMFTLKGCECAVRRVQFSPHAPSILAAGSYDFTTRIWDLKRGCEPLETIRHHSEFTYGLDWNALRPHQIADCGWDSLVHVFTPRSLA from the exons ATGCCGACTTTCCTGACACCAGGGCGGCACGGGTACAGTGTCCGGTTTTCTCGGACAAGGCCGGATACATTGGCAGTTGCTACCAGCCAGTATTACGGCCTGGCTGGTGGTGGGACTTTGTTCTTCTTAGAGCTGTCCCCAGACGGGAGTTCGATTATTGAAGTTCAGAAACTTGAATGGAGCGATGGGCTCTTTGATGTG ACATGGTCCGGCACAACAGAAAGTGCGGCGGCTTGCGGTGCAGGCGACGGCGCCGTCATAGTATGGCGGGTTGGATGTGCGGCGCCGCTCCGGGTGTTAAGAGCTCATACTAGTGAAGTGTGCTCCGTGGACTGGCCTAGGACACATCTGTTGAGCGCTAGCTGGGATACTACTGTTAAATTG TGGGACCCAGAATCAGAAGCTTGTCTCAGCACATTCCTCGGGCACTCTCAGCTGGTGTACACAGCAGCGTTCTCTCCCCACTCTCCGGCCACCTTCGCATCAGTGTCCGGTGATGGCCACCTCAAGTTGTGGACGTGTACCGAACCTTCTAGACCTGCGGCTGTTGTTAAGGCTCATGATGCTGAG GTACTGTCATGCGATTGGAGTAGAACAGAAACACATGCATTGGCTACAGCAGGATCTGATGGTCTCATCCGAGGTTGGGACTTGAGAAGGTTAACATCACCTATGTTTACTCTCAAAG GGTGTGAATGTGCTGTTAGAAGAGTACAATTCTCTCCACACGCACCTTCTATTTTGGCAGCTGGATCCTACGATTTTACTACAAG AATATGGGACCTAAAACGCGGTTGCGAGCCTCTAGAAACGATAAGGCATCACTCGGAGTTTACCTATGGACTGGACTGGAACGCTCTCAGGCCACATCAGATAGCTGACTGCGGGTGGGACTCGCTGGTGCATGTGTTTACTCCCCGCTCCCTGGCCTGA
- the LOC124630450 gene encoding arrestin homolog codes for MLDYFALAFVVAVKVFKKTTPNGKVTVYLGKRDFIDHMDYCDPVDGVVVVDTEYLKGRKVYSQLVTTYRYGREEDEVMGLKFSKEMVIGQDQVVPMINSKMELTPVQEKLLKKLGPNAYPFTFNFPELAPSSVTLQPSEEDQGKPMGVEYCVRTYVAEQEDQKSHKRSSVTLAIKKLQHAPTSRGRRLPSSLVSKGFTFSNGKINLEVTLDREIYYHGEKVAANIIVSNNSRKSVRNIRAMVVQHVEITMINSQFSRHVASLESREGCPVTPGASLSKTFYLVPLARSNKDIRGVALDGHLKEDDVNLASSTLVPEGKCPADAIGIVVSYSVRVKLNCGTLGGELVTDVPFKLLHPAEGSIERQRFNAMKKMQSIERHRYENSLYTNEEEDNIVFEDFARLRMNEPE; via the exons ATGTTGGACTACTTTGCTTTGGCGTTTGTGGTTGCAGTGAAAGTCTTTAAGAAAACAACTCCAAATGGAAAAGTTACGGTTTACCTTGGCAAGCGTGACTTCATTGATCATATGGATTACTGCGATCCCGTAGATGGAGTGGTGGTGGTGGACACCGAATACCTGAAAGGAAGAAAAGTTTACAGCCAG CTCGTGACCACGTACCGCTACGGTAGGGAGGAAGATGAAGTGATGGGATTGAAGTTCTCCAAGGAAATGGTAATCGGTCAGGACCAAGTCGTACCCATGATCAACTCCAAGATGGAACTCACTCCAGTGCAGGAGAAGCTGCTGAAGAAGCTTGGACCTAACGCTTATCcttttactttcaacttcccCGAACTGGCTCCAAGCTCg GTAACACTGCAGCCCTCTGAAGAAGATCAAGGCAAGCCTATGGGTGTAGAATACTGCGTCAGGACTTACGTCGCTGAGCAGGAAGACCAGAAAAGCCACAAGAGGAGCTCAGTAACTCTTGCCATCAAGAAG CTGCAACACGCACCAACTTCCCGTGGACGTCGCCTCCCAAGTTCGCTCGTGAGCAAAGGGTTCACTTTCAGCAATGGAAAGATCAACCTTGAAGTGACTTTGGATAGAGAGATTTACTACCACGGAGAGAAGGTCGCCGCCAACATTATCGTGTCCAACAACTCTAGGAAGTCTGTCCGCAACATTCGTGCCATGGTTGTGCAGCATGTCGAGATCACCATGATCAACTCACAGTTCAGCCGTCACGTAGCTTCATTGGAAAGCCGCGAAGGATGCCCCGTAACTCCTGGGGCTAGTCTGTCCAAGACATTCTACTTGGTGCCTTTGGCACGCAGCAACAAGGATATTCGAG GTGTGGCTTTGGATGGACACCTTAAGGAAGATGACGTGAACTTGGCTAGCTCTACCCTTGTACCTGAAGGCAAATGCCCAGCTGATGCTATTGGTATCGTGGTCTCTTACTCCGTGAGGGTCAAGCTGAATTGCGGCACTCTCGGAGGAGAACTCGTGACCGATGTGCCTTTCAAACTTCTTCACCCAGCTGAAG GCTCTATTGAACGCCAACGCTTCAATGCCATGAAGAAAATGCAATCGATTGAAAGACACCGCTACGAAAACTCTCTTTACACTAACGAGGAAGAAGATAACATCGTATTCGAAGACTTTGCCCGTCTTAGGATGAACGAGCCcgagtaa
- the LOC124630672 gene encoding stress response protein nst1 gives MNYRQSWAQTFDQTAKMSQRLDNTKWLWCLLALQAGSIWGQARSVTVRTPPSNPSTIEAQAKFFQDFFSVQLSPYKIEFGHVCEDPNTWEQRYEKKDFKNHRDMGKVRWGDKKGGYGEHYWDLNHAGNADNIGDDGDDGSYHESHNSDPYDEPSDNLPTYGNEEYDPERASYEESGRAKRAYPKSDRPRKQERKHHKSSEQESEEEPRPRKQNRNIKEEPEPAETSQEEEYEEDHDDESYEEPKPKRQHHRKKEDNQKPKEKKQIVLVVSHKDDDDDNNQPPQQQQQANQYTPQTQQEFSQYQTHLPQNQNVQAQNLPSQQATLPTYVPKQYLEPPRFVPYEGGAGVRQHQQPEVSAATTVPRLFLEPSTGHVVDRATGQAYVLQPIAAHNYN, from the exons ATGAACTACCGACAGTCTTGGGCACAGACCTTCGATCAAACAGCCAAGATGTCACAACGTCTTGACAATACG AAATGGCTGTGGTGCCTGCTGGCTTTGCAAGCTGGCTCTATTTGGGGACAAGCACGATCAGTCACGGTTCGGACTCCTCCCAGCAATCCGTCGACCATAGAAGCTCAGGCTAAATTTTTCCA GGATTTTTTCTCAGTACAGTTGAGTCCGTACAAGATAGAGTTCGGTCATGTCTGCGAGGACCCCAACACTTGGGAGCAGCGCTATGAGAAGAAAGACTTTAAGAACCACAGGGACATGGGAAAA gtacgaTGGGGCGACAAAAAGGGAGGTTACGGTGAACACTACTGGGATCTAAACCACGCAGGAAATGCTGATAACATCggagatgatggtgatgatggtTCCTACCACGAGTCCCATAACAGTGACCCCTACGATGAACCCAGTGACAACCTACCAACCTACGGCAATGAAGAGTACGACCCAGAAAGAGCCAGCTATGAAGAAAGTGGGCGAGCTAAAAGAGCGTACCCTAAATCAGATAGACCACGCAAACAAGAGAGAAAACATCACAAATCCTCTGAACAAGAATCTGAAGAGGAACCTAGACCTAGAAAGCAAAACCGCAATATCAAAGAAGAGCCAGAACCAGCAGAAACATCCCAAGAAGAAGAATATGAAGAAGACCATGACGATGAATCTTATGAAGAACCAAAGCCAAAGCGTCAACATCACAGAAAGAAAGAAGACAATCAAAAGCCAAAGGAGAAGAAACAAATAGTATTAGTTGTAAGCCACAAAGATGACGATGACGATAATAATCAACCACCACAACAACAGCAACAGGCCAATCAGTATACGCCTCAAACTCAACAAGAATTCTCACAGTATCAAACGCATCTGCCACAGAATCAAAATGTACAAGCTCAGAATTTGCCTAGCCAGCAAGCTACATTGCCTACATACGTGCCTAAGCAGTACTTAGAACCACCTCGCTTCGTGCCTTATGAAGGAGGAGCTGGAGTAAGACAGCATCAGCAACCAGAAGTTAGTGCAGCCACCACGGTTCCAAGACTCTTCTTGGAACCTTCAACGGGCCATGTAGTGGACAGGGCGACTGGCCAAGCGTACGTGCTGCAGCCAATAGCGGCACATAATTACAATTAG